One stretch of Paenibacillus sp. AN1007 DNA includes these proteins:
- a CDS encoding glycoside hydrolase family 1 protein, with protein MASPFPKDFLWGGAVAANQLEGAYNVDGKGLSVQDVTPNGVTTPRTEGPTEDNLKLIGIDFYNRYKEDVKLFAEMGFKVFRTSIAWSRIFPKGDELEPNEKGLQFYDDLFDECRKYGIEPLVTISHYETPLHLSKTYDGWVNRKMIEFYERYVTVLFHRYKGKVKYWLTFNEINSIVEEPFMSGGIYTPKEELSDQDLYQAVHHELVASALAVKLGHEIMPDAKIGCMVLSMPTYPLTPNPDDVVAAMQAEQQNDLFADIHARGYYPKYMNRYFKAKNINIKFEDGDEEILKHTVDFISFSYYSSICKSGDPEKGKETQGNLFAGIENPYLKASEWGWQIDPQGLRLTLNKYWDRYQKPLFIVENGLGAIDQLITDEDGNKTVKDDYRIQYMNDHLVQVGEALEDGVEVMGYTSWGCIDLVSASTAEMKKRYGFIYVDRNDDGSGTLERYKKKSFHWYKEVIRTNGANLIGVTEKL; from the coding sequence ATGGCGTCACCATTTCCGAAGGACTTCCTGTGGGGCGGTGCAGTAGCAGCTAACCAGCTTGAGGGAGCCTATAATGTCGATGGCAAAGGTTTGTCAGTACAGGATGTAACGCCAAATGGGGTTACAACACCAAGAACAGAAGGTCCCACCGAGGATAATCTGAAATTGATTGGTATCGACTTTTATAACCGATATAAAGAGGATGTTAAACTTTTTGCTGAAATGGGCTTTAAAGTGTTCCGCACATCCATTGCCTGGTCTCGTATTTTTCCGAAAGGAGACGAACTGGAGCCAAACGAGAAAGGTCTGCAATTTTATGATGATCTGTTTGATGAATGCCGTAAATACGGTATTGAACCGCTCGTAACGATTTCACACTACGAGACGCCGTTGCATCTGTCCAAAACGTATGATGGATGGGTGAATCGTAAAATGATTGAGTTCTACGAACGTTATGTTACGGTGCTATTTCATCGTTATAAAGGTAAAGTCAAGTACTGGCTAACGTTTAATGAGATCAACTCTATTGTGGAAGAACCATTCATGAGTGGTGGTATATATACACCAAAAGAAGAACTTTCCGACCAAGACTTATATCAAGCTGTCCATCATGAACTTGTTGCAAGTGCCCTTGCGGTTAAACTGGGCCATGAGATTATGCCAGATGCGAAGATTGGCTGCATGGTGCTGAGCATGCCAACATATCCGCTCACGCCAAATCCAGACGATGTTGTCGCAGCGATGCAAGCAGAGCAGCAAAATGATCTTTTTGCGGATATTCATGCACGTGGCTATTATCCGAAATACATGAATCGTTATTTCAAAGCCAAAAACATTAATATTAAGTTTGAGGATGGGGATGAGGAAATTCTCAAACATACCGTAGATTTTATCTCATTCAGTTATTATTCAAGTATTTGTAAGAGCGGCGATCCAGAGAAGGGTAAGGAGACTCAAGGGAATCTGTTTGCAGGTATCGAGAACCCATACTTGAAAGCAAGTGAATGGGGTTGGCAGATTGACCCTCAAGGCTTGCGCTTAACTCTCAACAAATATTGGGATCGTTATCAAAAACCATTGTTTATTGTTGAGAATGGTCTAGGTGCGATCGATCAGCTGATTACGGACGAAGACGGTAATAAGACTGTCAAAGATGATTACCGTATTCAATACATGAATGACCACTTGGTACAGGTTGGAGAAGCTCTCGAGGATGGTGTAGAAGTAATGGGATATACATCTTGGGGCTGTATTGATCTCGTAAGTGCGTCTACAGCAGAGATGAAGAAACGTTATGGCTTCATCTATGTAGATCGTAACGATGATGGCTCCGGAACACTGGAGAGGTATAAGAAAAAGTCCTTCCATTGGTACAAAGAAGTGATTAGAACCAATGGTGCAAATCTTATAGGAGTTACCGAGAAATTATAA
- a CDS encoding TetR/AcrR family transcriptional regulator yields the protein MSEQKKKIITAARNLFHTKGFSETSMNQIIEASESSKGNLYHHFKNKENLFVFILEEDANQWLEDWKQEVENTQADSDHILYVLADYIAKSRGNLYYHKTTAEFYSSAFKSDEITEKIKEIDKLYLDFFVNIIKECQAAKQINPVEDPKLLGYFLMSLLFISNDYKHYSDDIEVKENNYNKKAIDIFLKGVN from the coding sequence ATGAGCGAACAGAAGAAAAAAATCATAACAGCAGCCAGGAATTTATTTCACACCAAAGGGTTTTCTGAAACTTCAATGAACCAAATTATTGAAGCTTCGGAATCTAGTAAGGGTAATTTATATCATCACTTTAAAAATAAAGAAAATCTCTTTGTTTTCATCCTTGAAGAGGATGCTAATCAATGGCTAGAAGATTGGAAACAGGAAGTTGAAAATACACAGGCTGATTCTGATCATATTTTATATGTTCTTGCAGATTATATAGCCAAGTCTAGGGGGAACCTTTATTATCATAAAACAACCGCAGAGTTCTACAGTAGTGCTTTTAAATCAGATGAGATCACGGAAAAAATCAAGGAAATAGACAAGTTATATCTTGATTTTTTTGTTAATATTATTAAAGAATGTCAGGCGGCAAAACAAATTAATCCAGTTGAAGATCCAAAATTGTTAGGATATTTTCTTATGTCCTTGTTATTTATAAGTAATGACTATAAACATTATAGTGATGATATTGAAGTAAAAGAGAATAATTATAACAAAAAAGCCATAGATATTTTCTTGAAGGGCGTAAATTAA
- a CDS encoding NAD(P)/FAD-dependent oxidoreductase yields the protein MNHNHVIIIGSGVAGIATALFLRKAGIASTIYEGRTAELEKGAGFLLTSNGVNVLAEIGCKDKVISNSTIIKSIYQINSENEVESITNNYNEKHYKSPMINVMRSNIVKVLLEEAQRQGIEIKYDKKLISVNQSSKSVEAFFEDGTSVKGDIVVGADGTFSKTREAVASDAKLDYSGMWGLQGVSYVDDFEWDESSGYLYYDENLSFVFGKAHPTNKMNILWQAFSIAPEKLPTKDFEKASTQTIRELLNKMMKDWKVTNNLFKIVENTEQIFARSIHEVKNLTTWSKGRVVLVGDAVHTANPFVGQGASYSLEDAMVLAKNLRDHDYRDAFHYYEKDRRKRTEELNALFLNKHMEFNMDKKINEYKITWE from the coding sequence ATGAATCACAATCATGTCATTATTATCGGAAGTGGTGTAGCTGGGATAGCCACAGCTTTATTCTTGAGAAAGGCAGGAATTGCAAGCACCATTTATGAAGGTAGAACAGCTGAATTAGAAAAGGGAGCTGGTTTTTTACTTACTTCAAACGGTGTAAATGTCTTAGCTGAGATCGGATGTAAAGACAAAGTTATTTCAAATTCAACGATTATTAAAAGTATTTATCAAATAAATAGTGAAAATGAAGTTGAATCAATAACAAATAACTACAATGAAAAGCACTATAAATCCCCAATGATCAATGTCATGAGATCCAACATTGTTAAAGTCCTCTTGGAGGAAGCTCAGCGTCAAGGAATCGAAATCAAGTATGATAAAAAGTTGATTTCAGTAAATCAAAGTTCAAAATCAGTTGAAGCATTTTTTGAAGATGGAACCTCTGTCAAAGGTGATATTGTTGTCGGGGCAGATGGAACTTTTTCTAAAACGAGAGAAGCCGTAGCATCTGACGCTAAATTGGATTATAGCGGTATGTGGGGACTGCAGGGGGTATCGTATGTTGATGATTTCGAATGGGATGAATCAAGTGGTTATTTGTACTACGACGAGAATCTGTCCTTTGTCTTTGGCAAAGCGCACCCTACAAACAAGATGAATATCTTATGGCAAGCATTCTCAATAGCTCCTGAGAAACTACCAACAAAAGATTTTGAAAAAGCCTCCACACAAACGATCAGAGAGTTATTAAATAAAATGATGAAAGATTGGAAAGTCACGAACAATCTGTTTAAAATTGTTGAAAACACAGAGCAGATTTTCGCAAGAAGTATTCACGAAGTGAAGAATTTAACTACGTGGTCAAAAGGGCGCGTTGTTCTGGTTGGGGATGCTGTGCATACAGCTAATCCTTTTGTAGGTCAAGGAGCTTCATACAGCCTTGAAGATGCCATGGTTTTAGCAAAAAATTTAAGAGACCATGATTACCGGGATGCGTTTCACTATTATGAAAAGGACCGAAGAAAAAGGACAGAAGAATTAAATGCTTTGTTCCTGAACAAACACATGGAGTTCAATATGGATAAAAAGATTAATGAATACAAAATTACATGGGAATAA
- a CDS encoding MerR family transcriptional regulator translates to MLRKYLTIGEFSKLTDLPSRTLHFYDQNGVLKPVKVDPKTNYRYYSVSQILDANLIKAFKFLGVPLNQIEEVQTYTPEELLRFLSKQEDVLEDKIRQINEVQKNLQIMKQNFTQQYTESASKEVYIKTFEKQNLLKITIRESSEIGVWSQVLNNIVQSHEQFNKQTIFGGILPFESYQSYEEIKYDSIFIPVITEIEDKYLPSNIERITLEAGEYAVIAFAIHSDEFMEMYNKLRNYVEKHKLNAASHIYEYFYPLNFKMNNASCFDIELKVKILK, encoded by the coding sequence ATGTTACGGAAATATTTAACCATCGGAGAGTTTTCGAAGTTAACGGATCTTCCTAGTCGAACACTCCATTTTTACGATCAGAATGGTGTGTTAAAACCGGTGAAAGTCGATCCGAAAACGAACTACCGATACTATAGTGTAAGTCAAATATTAGACGCTAATTTAATCAAGGCATTTAAATTTTTAGGCGTACCTCTTAATCAAATAGAAGAAGTTCAAACCTATACACCGGAGGAACTACTTCGATTTCTAAGCAAACAAGAAGATGTACTTGAGGATAAAATCAGACAAATTAACGAAGTTCAAAAGAACTTGCAAATAATGAAGCAAAATTTCACACAACAATATACAGAGTCTGCAAGTAAAGAAGTATACATCAAAACATTTGAGAAGCAAAATTTACTGAAAATAACCATAAGAGAATCTTCTGAAATAGGCGTATGGAGTCAAGTGCTGAATAATATTGTTCAATCCCATGAGCAATTCAATAAGCAAACTATATTTGGAGGCATTCTTCCATTTGAATCCTATCAGTCCTATGAAGAAATTAAATATGATAGCATTTTTATACCTGTTATAACTGAGATTGAGGATAAGTATTTACCAAGTAATATAGAGCGGATTACATTAGAAGCCGGTGAATATGCGGTAATTGCATTCGCAATTCATTCAGATGAGTTTATGGAGATGTACAATAAATTGAGAAACTATGTAGAAAAACATAAATTAAACGCTGCTTCTCATATCTATGAGTATTTTTATCCGTTAAATTTCAAAATGAATAATGCATCATGTTTTGATATTGAATTAAAAGTAAAAATTTTAAAATAA
- a CDS encoding MFS transporter: MDRNSKLVLSILLGSLFIAFMGIGLVIPVFPKLMVELNVGGKTVGLLTAMFALTQLIASPLTGKATDYFGRKIMIVIGLLIFGGSELLFAIGDNVTVLYISRALGGISAAFIMPAVSAFIADITTDETRPKAYGYMSAAISTGLIIGPGAGGFLADFGIRTPFYVAGLLGILAGVFAWIILREPKRQETYEPKMVKKGNLQKILMPMFLMAFIVIFISNFGLMSFESFYGLFVDVKLNFTPKDIAIAITGGAIVGAIIQITLFERLTRWLGEIKLIRYVLLLSAINAAAFPFLNSYIVVLISTMLAFIFFDLVRPAVTTYLASIAGPDQGFVGGMNSFFTSLANVIAPIICGILFDIEIAYPFYLAAITIAFGFVLAIFWKKTSKVTLGVQV, translated from the coding sequence TTGGATAGGAATTCAAAATTAGTATTATCCATTTTATTAGGGAGCTTATTTATTGCTTTTATGGGAATCGGATTAGTTATTCCTGTTTTCCCGAAATTAATGGTCGAATTAAACGTTGGTGGAAAGACGGTTGGTTTATTAACAGCCATGTTTGCTTTAACCCAATTAATTGCTTCGCCCCTTACAGGGAAAGCGACAGATTACTTTGGTAGAAAAATAATGATTGTAATCGGTCTACTTATATTCGGTGGATCAGAGCTGCTATTCGCCATCGGAGATAATGTCACTGTACTATACATCTCAAGAGCCTTAGGTGGGATTAGTGCGGCATTCATTATGCCAGCGGTATCTGCATTTATTGCTGATATCACTACAGACGAAACAAGGCCCAAAGCATACGGATATATGTCGGCAGCAATCAGTACGGGTTTAATCATTGGACCAGGCGCCGGAGGGTTTTTGGCAGATTTCGGTATTCGGACTCCGTTTTATGTCGCAGGGTTGTTGGGGATTTTAGCAGGGGTTTTTGCATGGATTATTTTACGTGAGCCTAAAAGACAAGAAACATATGAACCCAAGATGGTGAAAAAGGGGAATTTACAAAAAATTTTAATGCCAATGTTTTTAATGGCTTTTATTGTTATTTTCATCTCAAATTTCGGATTAATGAGTTTTGAATCCTTTTACGGATTATTTGTCGATGTGAAATTAAATTTCACACCAAAAGATATTGCAATTGCGATTACTGGTGGTGCCATTGTTGGTGCAATTATTCAGATTACTTTGTTTGAACGATTAACACGTTGGTTGGGTGAAATTAAACTTATCCGATATGTGTTATTATTGTCGGCAATTAACGCGGCAGCCTTCCCATTTTTAAATAGCTATATCGTCGTACTTATATCAACCATGTTGGCGTTCATCTTCTTTGATCTGGTTCGACCAGCCGTTACCACGTATTTAGCAAGTATAGCTGGACCAGACCAAGGGTTTGTAGGTGGAATGAATTCATTCTTTACCTCCTTAGCCAATGTCATAGCCCCAATTATTTGTGGGATCTTATTTGATATTGAGATTGCATATCCATTTTATTTAGCGGCTATTACAATCGCTTTTGGATTCGTATTAGCGATATTTTGGAAAAAAACATCTAAAGTAACTCTTGGAGTCCAAGTTTAA
- a CDS encoding putative holin-like toxin: MSTYEALILMISFAALVVLIISKKQK; the protein is encoded by the coding sequence ATGTCTACTTATGAAGCACTTATCCTTATGATCTCATTTGCTGCACTTGTAGTGTTAATTATTAGTAAGAAACAGAAATAA
- a CDS encoding aldehyde dehydrogenase: MMNQAKQLVNTQRTFFNTGRTKNVEYRIDALQRLRKGIEKYQQRILDALHTDLNKSAAEAYGSEIRIVLGELDFTLEHLQEWAAPCSVPTSSIMPDAVSTIYPEPYGVALIIAPWNYPFQLAFGPLIGAIAAGNCAVIKPSELTPATSHLIHDLIQEVYPQEYIAVMEGEVETSTALLNEKFDYIFFTGSTGVGRIVMKAAAEHLIPVTLELGGKSPAIVHQDADLQLAAQRIVRGKFLNAGQTCVAPDYLLVHEQVHDQLVEQIRAEISEKFGANVMENASFPHIVNARNFDRLSAFLTNGTAVIGGRSNRDQLMIEPTVLDDISWDSPVMQEEIFGPILPVFTYNDLNPMLDEIVRRPKPLALYLFTESEALQEQVLTQVSFGGGCINETLSHMTSHYLPFGGVGESGMGSYHGKQSFEVFSHHKSILKRSK; the protein is encoded by the coding sequence ATGATGAATCAAGCAAAACAACTTGTAAATACACAGCGCACCTTTTTTAATACAGGACGGACTAAAAATGTGGAATATCGTATTGATGCTTTGCAGCGGTTGAGAAAAGGAATTGAAAAGTACCAGCAGCGAATTCTGGACGCGCTCCATACTGATTTGAATAAATCTGCAGCAGAAGCGTATGGGTCCGAGATTCGCATCGTACTGGGAGAGCTGGATTTCACTTTGGAACATCTGCAGGAATGGGCAGCACCTTGCTCAGTACCAACAAGTTCGATTATGCCGGATGCAGTCAGCACGATCTATCCAGAACCTTACGGCGTTGCGTTAATCATCGCACCTTGGAATTATCCGTTTCAGCTGGCGTTTGGACCGCTCATTGGTGCGATTGCTGCTGGAAATTGTGCAGTTATCAAGCCTTCAGAGCTTACACCGGCTACATCTCATCTAATTCATGACCTTATTCAGGAAGTATATCCCCAGGAGTATATTGCTGTTATGGAAGGCGAGGTAGAAACAAGCACAGCACTGCTGAATGAGAAATTCGATTATATTTTCTTCACAGGCAGTACAGGTGTTGGGCGTATTGTGATGAAAGCTGCTGCAGAGCATTTAATTCCGGTAACTTTGGAGCTGGGTGGGAAAAGTCCGGCTATTGTGCATCAGGATGCTGATTTGCAGCTGGCTGCTCAGCGGATTGTACGGGGAAAATTTCTGAATGCGGGGCAGACTTGTGTTGCACCAGACTACTTGCTGGTACATGAGCAGGTGCATGATCAACTTGTTGAACAGATCAGAGCTGAAATCTCCGAGAAATTTGGCGCGAATGTCATGGAGAACGCGAGTTTCCCTCATATTGTCAATGCGCGCAACTTTGATCGTTTATCTGCTTTCCTTACCAATGGCACGGCTGTCATAGGGGGACGATCAAATCGTGATCAGCTTATGATTGAACCAACCGTTCTTGATGATATCTCATGGGATTCTCCTGTTATGCAGGAAGAAATCTTCGGTCCTATTTTACCAGTATTTACGTATAATGATCTTAATCCAATGCTTGATGAGATCGTACGTCGGCCTAAACCACTTGCGCTGTATCTGTTTACGGAGAGTGAGGCTTTACAGGAACAGGTCTTGACTCAAGTTTCCTTTGGTGGAGGATGTATTAATGAAACACTCTCCCATATGACCTCGCATTATTTGCCATTTGGAGGTGTAGGAGAGAGCGGAATGGGCTCATATCATGGAAAACAGAGCTTTGAAGTATTTTCACACCACAAAAGCATCCTTAAACGAAGTAAATGA
- the lexA gene encoding transcriptional repressor LexA: MSKISSRQQAILEFIRNEVRLKGYPPSVREIGEAVGLASSSTVHGHLDRLEKKGLIRRDPTKPRAIELLSQEESEHSHQFAHSVARIPVVGKVTAGVPITATENIEDYFPLPTHYVGEQKVFMLSVVGDSMIEAGIVNGDYVIVRQQQTADNGDIVVAMTEDDEATVKTFYKEKDHIRLQPENATFEPLRLKHVSILGKVIGLFRDIH, encoded by the coding sequence ATGTCGAAGATATCCAGCAGGCAGCAGGCTATTCTGGAGTTTATACGAAATGAAGTCCGGTTGAAGGGGTATCCTCCTTCCGTACGAGAAATTGGCGAAGCCGTTGGACTGGCTTCCAGTTCTACGGTCCATGGACATTTGGATCGTTTGGAGAAGAAGGGTTTAATCAGACGTGACCCAACCAAGCCAAGAGCAATCGAACTCTTGAGCCAGGAAGAGTCCGAGCATTCTCATCAATTTGCCCACAGTGTTGCACGAATTCCAGTCGTGGGTAAAGTAACTGCCGGGGTTCCGATTACAGCAACTGAAAATATTGAAGATTACTTCCCGCTCCCTACTCATTATGTAGGGGAACAGAAAGTATTTATGCTTTCCGTTGTCGGGGACAGCATGATTGAAGCCGGTATCGTTAATGGAGATTATGTCATTGTTCGTCAGCAGCAGACCGCAGATAATGGGGATATTGTCGTTGCCATGACTGAGGATGATGAGGCTACAGTTAAGACATTTTATAAGGAAAAAGATCATATTCGCCTTCAACCGGAGAATGCAACATTCGAGCCGCTGCGGTTGAAACATGTTAGTATTTTAGGTAAGGTTATCGGCCTTTTCCGCGACATTCATTAA
- a CDS encoding LysM peptidoglycan-binding domain-containing protein produces MRYSTYQSIYEPVNSKAVRSNIGQFRTLISRFKLSQGLIKLAIASLIILIGCSTVLTVFAGNEKELLPGGKIAVSQGETLWSISVEHKPTTMDTRVYIEAIKKVNQLESATIQTGQVLVLPQFAK; encoded by the coding sequence ATGAGATATTCAACTTATCAGAGCATTTATGAACCGGTGAATTCGAAAGCTGTGAGGTCTAACATAGGGCAATTTAGAACATTAATATCACGATTCAAACTTTCGCAGGGGTTAATCAAATTAGCTATTGCTTCATTAATTATATTGATAGGCTGCAGTACTGTTCTAACCGTATTTGCTGGTAATGAGAAAGAGCTGCTTCCTGGAGGAAAGATCGCTGTATCTCAGGGGGAGACGTTGTGGAGTATTTCTGTGGAGCATAAACCAACTACGATGGATACGCGTGTATATATAGAAGCAATTAAAAAGGTGAACCAACTGGAATCAGCAACAATTCAGACAGGACAGGTTTTGGTATTACCTCAGTTTGCTAAATAA
- a CDS encoding DUF896 domain-containing protein: MDIDSLVARINELARKQNSTGLSEEELTERAKLREIYLGNIRNNFRQQLDSIEIVDDENGQGHQGKLKH; encoded by the coding sequence TTGGATATTGATAGTCTGGTAGCACGTATTAACGAATTGGCTCGCAAGCAGAATTCCACTGGACTGTCAGAGGAAGAACTTACTGAACGTGCCAAGTTGAGAGAAATTTATTTGGGTAATATTCGTAACAATTTCAGACAGCAGCTCGATTCAATTGAAATTGTTGACGACGAGAATGGTCAGGGCCACCAAGGCAAACTCAAACATTAA
- a CDS encoding HAD family hydrolase: MALKAIMFDLDDTLLWDERSVREAFHETCLTAAAETGVNAEALEEAVRNEARELYESYETFPFTKMIGINPFEGLWANFNGGEQPEFRQLEQLAPIYRKESWRRGLLKLGVDQEELAERLASQFGAERRSRPHVYEETMDTLRHLQGKYKLLLLTNGCPALQQEKLDGVPELSPFFDEIIISGSFGKGKPDPSIFDHALSKLGVKAEESIMVGDKLTTDIRGALSSGIRAVWINRENKINNETYSPDHEIKHLSDLEDIIANF, translated from the coding sequence ATGGCATTGAAAGCGATTATGTTCGACCTGGATGATACTTTACTATGGGACGAGCGCAGTGTTCGAGAGGCTTTTCATGAAACTTGTTTAACTGCGGCAGCGGAAACAGGCGTTAATGCCGAGGCACTTGAAGAAGCTGTTCGTAACGAAGCACGTGAATTATACGAATCCTATGAGACATTTCCTTTTACCAAAATGATTGGAATCAATCCATTTGAAGGCCTTTGGGCCAACTTCAATGGAGGAGAACAGCCAGAATTCCGCCAGCTTGAACAGTTGGCTCCGATTTACCGGAAGGAGTCCTGGCGCCGCGGTTTGCTCAAGCTGGGTGTCGATCAAGAAGAGCTTGCAGAACGTTTGGCTTCACAGTTTGGGGCAGAACGCAGATCGAGACCTCATGTTTATGAGGAAACAATGGATACGCTGCGTCATCTGCAAGGAAAATACAAACTGCTGCTTTTGACGAACGGATGTCCTGCCCTGCAGCAGGAGAAGCTGGATGGTGTACCTGAGCTATCTCCTTTCTTTGATGAAATTATTATCTCTGGCAGCTTTGGTAAAGGTAAACCTGATCCATCCATTTTCGATCATGCTTTAAGTAAACTCGGTGTTAAAGCAGAAGAAAGCATCATGGTTGGCGATAAACTAACAACGGATATTCGCGGTGCGCTTTCTTCGGGAATCCGTGCGGTTTGGATTAATCGCGAAAACAAAATCAACAATGAAACCTATTCACCTGACCACGAAATCAAACATTTATCTGATTTGGAAGATATCATTGCGAATTTCTAA
- a CDS encoding ABC transporter permease subunit translates to MISSRRESRLRTAAALIRKDWQLYSLLVLPIIYLIIFKYGPMLGNIIAFRRFVPGGSIFGETWVGLRYFKMFIEDPTFWRVFSNTLMLGGLAMLFTFPVPIIFALMLNEVKSKRFKKFVQTASYLPHFLSIVIVAGMILQLTAVNGSINGLVAFFTGDNIPFMQRAEWFRTIYISSEIWQGMGWGAILYLAALTTIDDSLYEAARIDGANRWKQTIHVTIPGILPTIVTLLILNMGNFLAVGFEKILLLYNPLIYETSDVISTYLYRVGLESSNFSYATAIGLFESIIGLTLVFSVNAISRKLTQRSLW, encoded by the coding sequence ATGATATCTTCACGCAGAGAAAGCAGATTGCGGACAGCTGCTGCGTTAATTCGTAAGGATTGGCAGTTGTACTCGCTGTTAGTGCTTCCCATCATTTATCTGATTATTTTCAAGTACGGCCCGATGTTGGGTAATATCATCGCATTTAGACGTTTTGTTCCCGGTGGGAGCATTTTTGGGGAAACCTGGGTTGGCCTGCGTTACTTCAAGATGTTTATAGAGGACCCGACGTTCTGGCGAGTCTTCAGCAATACACTCATGCTGGGCGGGCTTGCGATGTTGTTTACATTCCCGGTGCCGATCATATTTGCGCTCATGCTTAACGAGGTGAAGAGCAAACGCTTCAAAAAGTTTGTGCAGACAGCCTCATATCTGCCTCACTTCCTGTCCATTGTTATCGTAGCCGGTATGATTCTGCAGCTCACAGCAGTAAACGGTTCAATCAACGGTCTTGTCGCATTTTTCACAGGAGATAACATTCCATTTATGCAGCGTGCAGAATGGTTCAGAACGATATATATTTCATCTGAAATTTGGCAGGGTATGGGCTGGGGAGCGATTTTATATCTGGCAGCACTGACCACCATTGATGATTCGCTGTATGAAGCCGCTCGAATTGATGGAGCGAATCGCTGGAAACAAACCATTCATGTAACGATTCCAGGTATTTTACCAACGATTGTCACGTTACTGATCCTGAATATGGGGAACTTCCTGGCTGTAGGTTTTGAGAAAATCCTGCTTTTGTATAATCCGCTGATTTACGAAACTTCTGATGTAATATCGACCTATTTGTATCGTGTGGGTCTTGAATCCAGCAACTTCAGCTATGCCACGGCCATTGGATTGTTTGAATCGATCATTGGGCTGACTCTGGTATTCAGTGTAAACGCTATTTCACGCAAACTGACACAACGCAGTTTATGGTAG
- a CDS encoding carbohydrate ABC transporter permease: MQESTSYKIFKVFNVTFLLFVVFITLYPFLNVVAQSFSSEAYINSGKVSLFPRGFNVDTYKTISKDSMFWLNYKNTIIYTVVGTLISMFMTTIFAYALSKKRLMGRKFLTMFAVFTMFFSGGLIPNYVLINSLGFNNTMWALVVPGAISIYNMLIMKSFFENMPEELEEAASIDGLNTYGILLRIILPLSKAVMATMVLFYAVGHWNSWFPAFLYLDKKELFPVTIYLRNMIAGATSGATAGATSADNLTQIAANIKSVTMVLTILPILTIYPFVQRYFVTGIMLGSVKQ, translated from the coding sequence ATGCAGGAATCCACATCATACAAGATATTTAAAGTGTTCAATGTCACGTTTTTGCTGTTTGTTGTTTTTATTACTCTGTATCCGTTCCTGAACGTTGTTGCTCAATCCTTCAGCAGTGAAGCGTATATCAACTCAGGTAAGGTAAGTTTATTTCCAAGAGGATTCAATGTAGATACGTATAAAACCATCTCAAAGGACAGCATGTTCTGGTTGAACTATAAAAACACAATCATTTACACGGTGGTAGGTACGTTAATCTCCATGTTTATGACGACTATTTTTGCCTACGCACTTTCTAAAAAAAGGCTGATGGGACGTAAATTTCTGACGATGTTTGCCGTGTTCACGATGTTCTTCAGCGGTGGTCTGATTCCTAACTACGTTCTGATCAATTCCCTTGGTTTCAATAACACCATGTGGGCACTGGTTGTCCCGGGTGCAATAAGCATATATAACATGCTGATTATGAAGTCCTTCTTTGAAAACATGCCGGAAGAGTTAGAGGAAGCCGCGTCTATTGACGGTTTGAATACGTACGGTATTCTGCTGCGTATCATTCTTCCTCTTAGTAAAGCGGTCATGGCGACGATGGTGCTGTTCTACGCTGTTGGACATTGGAACTCCTGGTTCCCGGCTTTCTTGTATCTGGACAAAAAAGAGCTGTTTCCGGTCACCATCTATCTGCGAAACATGATTGCCGGAGCAACAAGTGGAGCCACTGCCGGGGCAACCTCAGCGGATAACCTGACTCAGATTGCAGCTAACATTAAATCGGTAACCATGGTTCTGACGATCCTGCCGATTCTCACCATCTATCCATTTGTACAGCGTTACTTTGTAACCGGTATCATGTTGGGATCAGTAAAACAGTAA